The following coding sequences lie in one Flagellimonas eckloniae genomic window:
- a CDS encoding DUF6747 family protein: protein MGTLLHFKNIYTEAFDDCKPGFVVTLLKAYTIFCGILLSMALYAFLYRVFTGFDF from the coding sequence ATGGGAACACTATTGCATTTTAAGAACATCTACACGGAAGCATTTGACGATTGCAAACCTGGTTTTGTTGTCACCTTGCTAAAAGCGTATACCATATTTTGTGGCATATTGCTATCAATGGCATTGTACGCATTCCTGTATAGGGTGTTTACGGGTTTTGATTTTTAA
- the map gene encoding type I methionyl aminopeptidase: MIKIKTAEEIELMRESALVVSKTLGMLASEIKPGANPLQLDKLAEDFIREQGAEPGFLGMYDFPNTLNWSPNTQVVHGIPNNELLKEGDIISVDCGAVKNGFYGDHAYTFEVGEVAEDTKKLLRVTKESLYMGIREFKLGNRVGDVGYAIQNHCESHGYGIVRELVGHGLGTELHEDPQMPNYGKRGRGKKFVDGMVVAIEPMVNMGTRRIKQLKDGWTILTADGKPSAHFEHDVALIDGKPELLSTFQYIYDALGVTTDEEEEFRSKKLQL; encoded by the coding sequence ATGATAAAGATTAAGACTGCAGAGGAAATTGAGTTAATGCGTGAAAGCGCATTGGTGGTATCCAAAACTTTGGGAATGTTGGCATCAGAAATCAAACCTGGAGCTAATCCATTGCAACTGGATAAACTAGCTGAAGACTTTATTCGAGAACAAGGAGCAGAACCTGGTTTTCTGGGTATGTACGACTTTCCCAACACCCTAAACTGGAGTCCAAATACGCAAGTTGTTCATGGTATTCCAAACAATGAACTTCTTAAAGAAGGTGATATTATCTCTGTTGATTGTGGAGCAGTGAAAAATGGTTTTTACGGTGATCATGCTTATACTTTTGAAGTAGGTGAGGTTGCAGAAGACACCAAAAAATTACTCAGGGTCACAAAGGAATCCTTATATATGGGAATCCGTGAATTTAAGCTAGGAAATCGTGTTGGCGATGTAGGCTATGCCATTCAAAACCATTGTGAGAGTCATGGCTATGGAATTGTTCGCGAGTTGGTAGGTCATGGACTTGGAACCGAACTTCACGAAGACCCACAAATGCCCAACTATGGAAAAAGAGGACGGGGCAAGAAATTTGTAGATGGAATGGTGGTTGCCATTGAACCCATGGTAAATATGGGAACTCGGAGAATAAAACAACTAAAGGATGGCTGGACCATTTTAACCGCTGATGGAAAGCCTAGTGCCCATTTTGAACACGATGTTGCTTTAATCGATGGAAAACCCGAACTGCTCTCCACCTTTCAATATATTTATGATGCCTTGGGCGTAACTACTGATGAGGAAGAAGAATTCCGAAGTAAAAAACTACAACTTTAG
- a CDS encoding class I SAM-dependent methyltransferase: MKRLFKFFLNLIPRPLLIKLSYWVRPLVAFSLKGKNYTDPIDGKSFRTFLPYGYENPRENVLSPSTLSLERHRLLWLYLKNKTDFFTKDQKVLHFAPEQAFHKRFKQFDNIDYTTTDLNSPLAEVKADICNLPFSDDSFDVILCNHVLEHIPDDTKAMQELFRILKPGGWGIFQIPQDLKREETFEDDSITDRKERAKIFGQYDHVRIYGRDYFDKLRSIGFTVEEVDYTQKLSEKEVEQYRLSKGEIIPFVRK, encoded by the coding sequence ATGAAACGGCTCTTTAAATTTTTCTTGAATCTTATCCCAAGACCACTTCTTATAAAATTAAGTTATTGGGTAAGACCTTTGGTTGCCTTTTCACTAAAAGGAAAAAACTATACTGATCCCATTGACGGAAAAAGTTTTAGAACTTTTTTACCTTATGGCTATGAAAATCCCAGGGAGAATGTGCTCTCCCCCTCTACCCTATCCCTGGAAAGACATAGATTGTTATGGCTATATCTAAAAAATAAAACCGATTTTTTCACCAAAGACCAAAAAGTACTTCATTTTGCCCCGGAACAGGCCTTTCACAAACGTTTTAAACAGTTTGACAATATTGACTATACCACTACCGATTTAAACTCTCCCCTGGCCGAAGTAAAAGCGGACATCTGCAATCTTCCATTTAGTGATGATTCATTTGACGTTATTCTTTGTAATCATGTTTTGGAACACATTCCTGATGACACCAAAGCGATGCAAGAGTTGTTTCGTATTCTAAAGCCAGGAGGTTGGGGCATTTTTCAAATTCCGCAGGATTTAAAAAGAGAAGAAACATTTGAAGACGATTCAATAACTGATAGAAAGGAAAGAGCCAAGATTTTTGGTCAATATGACCATGTACGTATCTATGGCAGGGATTACTTTGACAAATTAAGAAGCATTGGCTTTACCGTTGAAGAAGTGGATTACACTCAAAAATTGTCCGAAAAAGAGGTTGAACAATATAGATTGTCAAAAGGCGAAATCATTCCCTTTGTTAGGAAATGA
- a CDS encoding FAD:protein FMN transferase: protein MIQRILFTVGLALFFGCNSNTLIKNHNAGNALGTTYSIIYISDVELDYQQEIDSVFQVINQSLSTYIPTSDISKINNGDSTIRVDHMFQEVFKTSSLVFEASNGYFDPTIGVMANAWGFGPGEQLELDSLKVDSLLKYVGWDKVKLNHDGTITKNHSELRFDFNAVAKGYTIDRLGALLDAKGLENYLVELGGEVITKGQNRISGKQWSVGIDDPQVEVGRQLKQIIFLENKAMASSGNYRKFRIDSETGKKYVHTINPKTGYTKNSNVLATSVVAGSCAEADAYATAFMAMDLEDSKNLLTNQDNLEAYIIYLDERGETQEFMTPGFKSLIKQ from the coding sequence ATGATACAACGAATACTTTTTACAGTTGGCCTTGCATTATTTTTTGGATGTAATTCCAATACATTGATAAAAAATCACAATGCTGGTAATGCACTGGGCACTACCTATTCCATTATCTACATTTCAGACGTAGAACTGGATTATCAACAAGAGATAGATTCTGTTTTTCAAGTGATCAATCAATCACTTTCAACTTATATCCCTACATCAGATATTTCAAAAATTAATAATGGTGATTCAACTATAAGGGTGGATCATATGTTCCAAGAGGTTTTTAAGACGTCTAGCTTGGTATTTGAAGCCTCCAATGGCTATTTTGACCCTACTATTGGTGTCATGGCAAATGCTTGGGGTTTTGGCCCAGGAGAACAGCTAGAACTGGATAGTCTTAAAGTAGACAGTTTATTGAAGTATGTTGGTTGGGACAAGGTAAAATTGAATCATGATGGTACCATAACTAAAAATCACTCAGAATTACGTTTTGATTTTAATGCTGTAGCCAAAGGATATACTATTGACCGTTTAGGAGCTTTATTGGATGCTAAGGGTTTGGAAAATTATTTGGTTGAATTAGGCGGTGAGGTCATAACCAAGGGCCAAAATAGGATTTCAGGTAAACAATGGAGTGTGGGGATAGACGATCCCCAAGTTGAGGTTGGACGGCAGCTGAAACAGATAATTTTTCTAGAGAATAAGGCCATGGCATCTTCTGGAAATTATAGGAAGTTTAGAATAGACTCAGAAACAGGAAAAAAGTATGTTCATACCATCAACCCTAAAACTGGATACACTAAAAACTCCAATGTTTTAGCAACTAGTGTGGTTGCAGGTTCCTGTGCCGAAGCGGATGCCTATGCAACAGCTTTTATGGCCATGGACTTGGAAGACTCCAAGAACTTGTTGACTAATCAAGATAATTTGGAAGCGTATATCATTTATTTGGATGAAAGAGGAGAAACGCAAGAATTTATGACTCCCGGATTTAAAAGCTTGATAAAGCAATAA
- the gpmI gene encoding 2,3-bisphosphoglycerate-independent phosphoglycerate mutase: MNKKVILMILDGWGKSPDPKVSAIAQANTPFIDSLYNDYPNSNLLTDGMNVGLPEGQMGNSEVGHMNLGAGRIVYQDLAKINKAVKEDTLKDESVLKNAFEYAKTNNKPVHFLGLVSNGGVHSHINHLKALIEASDKNGVKTSYIHAFTDGRDVDPKSGKGFLEDLTNFCSDKNAKLATVVGRYYAMDRDKRWERVKKAYDVMVNGKGEAFENISEAIQKNYDAGITDEFIEPLVLEPKGTIKEGDVIVFFNFRTDRGRELTQVLSQEDFPELDMAKLELYYVTLTNYDDSFKGTKVVYDKENIKDTLGEVLANQGKKQIRIAETEKYPHVTFFFNGGREEPFEGEKRILCPSPKVATYDLKPEMSAYEIRDAIIPELQKGEASFVCLNFANPDMVGHTGIMEAAIKACETVDECAKDVITTALENGYSTIVIADHGNCDTMVNPDGSPNTAHTTNPVPLILVDETISEIKDGVLGDIAPTILKLIGVEKPSLMTQESLV, translated from the coding sequence ATGAATAAGAAGGTAATCTTAATGATCTTAGATGGCTGGGGAAAATCTCCAGACCCAAAAGTTTCAGCAATAGCGCAAGCAAACACTCCGTTTATTGATTCACTCTATAACGACTATCCCAACTCAAACCTGCTTACAGACGGAATGAACGTTGGTCTCCCCGAAGGTCAAATGGGAAATAGTGAAGTAGGTCATATGAATTTGGGTGCAGGCAGAATAGTTTATCAAGATTTGGCTAAAATCAATAAAGCGGTAAAAGAAGATACCCTTAAAGACGAATCCGTTCTCAAAAATGCTTTTGAATACGCCAAAACCAATAATAAGCCTGTTCATTTTTTAGGCTTGGTAAGCAATGGGGGGGTCCATAGTCATATAAATCATTTAAAAGCCCTAATTGAGGCGAGTGACAAAAATGGAGTGAAAACATCTTATATCCATGCCTTTACTGATGGTAGGGATGTTGATCCAAAAAGCGGAAAAGGTTTTTTAGAAGACTTGACCAATTTTTGCTCGGATAAAAATGCCAAACTCGCCACCGTAGTTGGAAGATATTACGCCATGGATCGTGATAAACGATGGGAAAGGGTAAAGAAAGCATATGATGTGATGGTAAATGGCAAGGGAGAGGCTTTTGAAAATATTTCGGAGGCTATTCAAAAAAACTATGATGCCGGAATAACAGATGAGTTTATTGAACCTTTGGTTTTAGAACCCAAAGGAACCATAAAAGAAGGGGATGTTATCGTTTTCTTCAACTTTAGAACGGATAGAGGCAGAGAATTGACCCAGGTTCTTAGCCAAGAAGATTTTCCAGAACTTGACATGGCAAAATTGGAATTGTACTATGTTACCTTGACCAATTATGACGATTCCTTTAAAGGCACGAAGGTTGTGTATGATAAGGAAAATATTAAAGATACATTGGGAGAAGTATTGGCCAATCAAGGAAAAAAGCAAATCCGTATTGCTGAAACAGAGAAATATCCGCACGTTACTTTCTTCTTCAACGGAGGAAGAGAAGAACCGTTTGAAGGGGAAAAACGAATTTTATGTCCCTCACCAAAGGTGGCAACCTACGATTTGAAACCAGAAATGAGTGCTTATGAAATTAGGGACGCCATTATCCCTGAGTTGCAAAAAGGAGAGGCAAGTTTTGTGTGCCTAAACTTTGCAAATCCAGATATGGTTGGACATACCGGAATTATGGAAGCTGCAATAAAAGCCTGCGAAACCGTAGATGAATGTGCAAAAGATGTCATTACCACTGCTTTGGAAAATGGATACTCTACTATCGTTATAGCGGATCATGGCAACTGCGATACCATGGTTAATCCAGATGGTAGTCCAAACACAGCGCATACCACTAATCCCGTACCTTTAATTTTAGTGGATGAAACCATTTCAGAAATCAAAGATGGCGTCCTTGGAGATATAGCTCCAACAATTTTAAAGTTAATTGGGGTTGAAAAACCTTCATTAATGACTCAGGAATCGTTGGTTTAG
- a CDS encoding ankyrin repeat domain-containing protein, producing the protein MKKTILTVAGAFMLAVTGVCANESSTTFNDNVNLSTVSFELSSFCKAIVKGDFDTVKKLIELGEDVNQKSLGMAPIHFAARYNKTDILELLIANGADVKKRCDKGYTAKKYAELSNATEALKILKLAMKK; encoded by the coding sequence ATGAAAAAAACAATCCTAACAGTAGCTGGGGCATTTATGCTTGCAGTTACAGGCGTTTGCGCCAACGAATCTTCAACGACTTTTAATGACAACGTGAATTTATCCACTGTTTCATTTGAGCTAAGTTCTTTTTGTAAAGCAATTGTGAAAGGGGACTTTGATACGGTTAAAAAGTTGATTGAACTTGGAGAAGATGTAAACCAAAAATCACTTGGTATGGCTCCCATTCATTTTGCAGCACGGTACAATAAAACAGACATTTTAGAGCTGCTAATCGCTAATGGCGCCGATGTTAAGAAGCGTTGCGATAAGGGATATACTGCAAAAAAATATGCAGAACTGTCTAATGCCACGGAAGCATTGAAAATATTGAAATTAGCTATGAAGAAATAA
- the nqrF gene encoding NADH:ubiquinone reductase (Na(+)-transporting) subunit F — MILATSTGGTILITVVAFLILLLLLVALLLFTKEKLSPSGPVTLTINGEKQIEVASGGTLLSTLGNQKVFLPSACGGGGTCIQCECHVLSGGGEALPTETPHFSKKELTHGARLACQVKVKQDMEITIPEEVFGIKKWPAKVVRNYNVASFIKEFVVEIPDDMNYKAGGYIQIEIPPCEVKYSDIDITAHPEEHETPDKFKAEWDKFNLWPLVMKNPETVERAYSMASYPAEGREIMLNVRIATPPWDRSKNGWMDVNPGVASSYIFGLKEGDPVTISGPFGEFFINESEAEMLYVGGGAGMAPMRSHLYHLFRTLKTNRKVTYWYGGRSKRELFYIDHFKKLEKDFPNFKFYMALSEPMEEDNWKVKEDIDAEGDGFVGFIHNCVIDNYLNHHESPEDIELYFCGPPLMNKAVQKMGEDFGIPDENIRFDDFGG, encoded by the coding sequence ATGATTTTAGCTACCAGTACAGGAGGTACTATTCTAATTACAGTTGTTGCTTTTCTAATTTTGTTGTTGCTATTGGTTGCACTATTGTTGTTTACCAAAGAAAAATTATCACCTTCAGGTCCAGTAACATTGACCATCAACGGTGAAAAACAAATAGAAGTGGCTTCTGGAGGTACTTTACTATCGACTTTAGGAAACCAGAAAGTGTTTTTACCTTCCGCTTGTGGTGGTGGTGGAACTTGTATCCAGTGTGAATGCCATGTACTCTCTGGAGGTGGCGAGGCGCTTCCTACGGAAACACCACACTTTTCCAAAAAAGAATTGACCCATGGTGCTCGCTTGGCATGTCAGGTTAAAGTGAAGCAAGACATGGAAATTACAATTCCTGAGGAGGTTTTCGGAATCAAAAAATGGCCGGCAAAAGTTGTTAGAAATTACAATGTTGCTTCGTTTATCAAGGAATTTGTTGTTGAGATTCCTGATGATATGAATTACAAGGCTGGAGGGTATATTCAAATTGAGATTCCACCCTGTGAGGTAAAGTATTCAGATATTGATATTACAGCGCATCCTGAAGAACATGAAACTCCAGATAAGTTTAAAGCAGAGTGGGATAAGTTCAACTTGTGGCCCTTGGTCATGAAAAACCCAGAAACTGTTGAACGTGCCTATTCAATGGCTTCATATCCTGCAGAAGGACGCGAAATCATGTTGAATGTTCGTATTGCGACACCACCATGGGATCGTTCCAAAAATGGATGGATGGATGTTAACCCTGGTGTTGCCTCTTCATATATTTTCGGATTAAAAGAAGGTGATCCTGTTACAATTTCAGGACCATTTGGAGAGTTTTTTATTAATGAATCGGAAGCAGAAATGCTTTACGTTGGTGGTGGTGCAGGTATGGCTCCAATGCGTTCTCACTTGTATCACTTGTTCAGAACCTTAAAAACCAATAGAAAAGTTACGTATTGGTACGGAGGTCGCTCTAAAAGGGAGTTGTTCTACATTGATCACTTTAAAAAATTGGAAAAGGACTTTCCTAATTTTAAATTCTATATGGCACTTTCAGAACCTATGGAAGAAGACAATTGGAAAGTAAAAGAAGATATTGATGCTGAAGGAGATGGTTTTGTTGGATTTATCCATAACTGTGTTATAGATAATTACCTGAATCATCATGAGTCTCCTGAAGATATAGAGCTGTATTTCTGTGGTCCGCCATTAATGAACAAAGCCGTTCAGAAAATGGGTGAAGACTTTGGTATTCCAGATGAGAATATCAGGTTTGATGACTTTGGAGGATAG